In Synechococcus sp. UW69, the following are encoded in one genomic region:
- a CDS encoding glycosyltransferase has protein sequence MEYFNRISDLIHHKHDYESASYYIKELLSNKSLSKQDETLLKLKLRYCALKRGKIKSKSLVAIDESEWHLSKALETNLVSLGENGHHLTELSISPKVTIILPIYNAPIALKGCLDSLLNCTPSSVRIIAINDASTDPEISNLLDSYSIAQNLDIYTNAENLGFSGTVNRGFSLANNNDVIILNSDTVVTPGWVSNLKIKAYSNPRIATVTPLSNSAGPFSVAKTCSPREAIQIQKLLNSLGCEHHFESLQEMPTGHGFCLYIKSKAFEEVGYFDQVNFPRGYGEENDFCMRLKKKQYINTLDTKTYIYHAEAASFGSENKMSMVKEGRLKVDELHPEYTQEIRDYFASFNYKQAIENLNSFLQENISTSAARNALFLVNVKTGGTPQTNRDLMIALKKNYNIQPFCLYVRKSAAQLSLIDNNFDEIFGAEYSIPETRLPSHANQFLERIYIQLLEKFRFSFVHVRHMGWHSVKIFDILKFFHVPCFFSLHDFYTVCPNIKLQDADNKHCGGDCLHSKAANDCKYELWDHPFSNVLKNDGVYKWQSIFKQCLSDANALITTSHTAFEIVQSVYPDVVSCKDFRIIEHGRELYLSSSKSRKPKKPSTESKLKLLAPGNITDTKGGLLIKQLAQDEQLSSCLEVHILGNIQNQLNINDNSSIICHGGYDRNDFPEIVAALSPDIGLVLSIWPETYCHTLTELWMCNVPVIGTNLGAVGDRLRKCGGGWVIDPTYGSLKFILNKLLKNRDLINDAQDSIINRSDYGLYPFILPVNVMAREYMSIYRTYCQDLA, from the coding sequence ATGGAATATTTTAATCGCATAAGTGATTTAATTCATCATAAGCATGATTATGAGAGTGCTTCATATTATATAAAAGAACTGCTTTCGAATAAAAGTTTAAGCAAGCAAGATGAGACCTTGCTAAAACTAAAGCTGAGATATTGTGCCTTAAAGCGTGGAAAAATTAAGTCCAAGTCACTAGTGGCCATTGATGAATCTGAGTGGCATTTAAGTAAAGCATTAGAAACAAATTTAGTAAGTCTTGGTGAAAATGGGCATCATTTAACAGAACTATCTATTTCGCCTAAAGTTACGATCATTTTGCCTATCTACAATGCCCCTATTGCTTTGAAAGGGTGTTTAGATAGCCTTTTAAATTGCACGCCTTCTTCTGTAAGAATTATAGCAATTAATGACGCTAGCACTGATCCTGAGATATCAAATTTACTTGACTCTTATTCAATAGCCCAAAATTTAGATATATATACAAATGCTGAGAATTTAGGCTTCTCAGGGACTGTAAATCGTGGATTTTCTTTGGCAAATAATAACGATGTGATTATACTCAACAGTGACACTGTTGTTACTCCTGGCTGGGTCTCTAATTTAAAGATCAAAGCTTATTCTAACCCTAGAATAGCAACAGTTACTCCTCTATCTAATAGCGCTGGTCCTTTCTCAGTTGCAAAAACTTGCTCACCAAGAGAAGCTATTCAAATTCAAAAGCTTCTTAATTCTCTCGGTTGTGAGCATCACTTTGAGAGTCTTCAAGAAATGCCAACAGGCCATGGTTTCTGCCTTTACATTAAATCCAAGGCTTTTGAAGAAGTCGGTTATTTTGATCAAGTTAACTTTCCTCGCGGCTATGGAGAAGAAAATGATTTTTGCATGAGACTAAAAAAGAAACAATATATAAATACTCTTGATACCAAAACTTATATTTATCATGCTGAAGCAGCCAGCTTTGGATCTGAGAATAAGATGTCTATGGTGAAAGAAGGTCGTCTCAAGGTTGACGAATTACATCCAGAATATACACAAGAGATAAGAGATTATTTTGCAAGCTTCAATTACAAGCAAGCTATTGAAAATTTGAATAGTTTTTTGCAAGAGAATATTTCCACTTCGGCAGCGCGTAACGCATTATTTTTGGTGAATGTTAAGACTGGCGGCACCCCGCAAACCAATCGCGACCTGATGATTGCACTAAAAAAGAATTATAATATACAACCTTTTTGCCTTTATGTAAGGAAAAGTGCTGCCCAGCTAAGTCTAATTGATAATAATTTTGATGAAATATTTGGGGCCGAATATTCTATTCCAGAGACAAGATTGCCATCCCATGCCAATCAATTTCTTGAAAGAATCTATATTCAACTTCTTGAAAAATTTAGATTCTCCTTTGTTCATGTTCGCCATATGGGTTGGCATAGCGTAAAAATATTTGATATTTTAAAGTTTTTTCATGTCCCTTGTTTCTTCAGCTTGCATGATTTTTATACGGTTTGTCCTAATATAAAATTGCAAGATGCTGATAACAAGCATTGTGGAGGCGATTGCCTGCACTCGAAAGCGGCGAATGATTGTAAATATGAATTATGGGATCACCCTTTTTCTAATGTTCTTAAGAATGATGGTGTTTATAAGTGGCAAAGCATATTTAAACAATGTTTGTCAGATGCCAATGCATTGATTACTACATCTCATACAGCTTTTGAGATAGTTCAAAGTGTGTACCCTGATGTTGTGTCTTGCAAGGATTTTCGCATTATTGAACATGGCCGAGAACTATATCTCTCATCATCGAAGTCTAGGAAACCCAAGAAACCAAGTACCGAGTCGAAACTCAAGTTACTTGCACCTGGCAATATTACAGATACGAAAGGTGGATTACTTATCAAGCAACTCGCTCAGGATGAGCAGCTAAGTAGTTGTTTAGAGGTTCATATTTTAGGTAATATTCAAAATCAACTTAATATTAACGATAACTCTTCGATAATATGTCATGGTGGTTATGATCGGAATGATTTTCCCGAAATAGTTGCTGCTTTGTCGCCAGACATTGGCCTAGTTTTGTCTATCTGGCCCGAAACGTATTGTCATACGTTGACTGAATTGTGGATGTGTAATGTGCCTGTTATTGGTACTAATCTAGGAGCAGTGGGTGATAGATTGAGGAAATGTGGTGGTGGATGGGTTATCGATCCCACCTATGGCTCGTTAAAGTTTATTTTAAACAAGCTTTTGAAAAATCGTGATTTGATCAATGATGCTCAAGATTCAATAATTAATAGATCGGATTATGGCTTATACCCTTTCATACTTCCAGTTAATGTGATGGCGAGAGAGTATATGTCGATCTATAGAACTTACTGCCAAGATCTAGCTTAG
- a CDS encoding sulfotransferase family 2 domain-containing protein, giving the protein MTLFIQNNHSILFLHVPKCGGSSVDKLFKSNGYSSTLEMRGLPPQDCLTASPQHQTCEKLKSIVNMKKLEDIFIIVRNPYARIVSEFNWQFRNTEQCDKPEINEWIVESLEKASVDCSFADNHFRTCLDFVDTSSPCNIFKLEDGIEFIAEFYIRENNSISDIEIPTEKNAKSFSSRADKSELNTKAIQAINQFYKYDFKAFGYNLIDNKDTEENSLQSDELDGDNGIESKVQTIIDWREKTLDNLYLKLLKELDSLFANTTQKINDIHRTEGQRKMEENKVRESVNALYNQTLLKVKHCELNLNLIISSQEGIQPEKITKMLEIIDQYRSLSRQQIEEI; this is encoded by the coding sequence GTGACGCTATTCATACAAAATAATCATTCAATTTTGTTTTTACACGTACCAAAGTGTGGGGGCTCTTCGGTTGATAAACTATTTAAAAGCAATGGCTATTCTTCTACGCTTGAAATGCGTGGTCTGCCACCACAAGATTGCCTAACCGCTTCCCCACAACATCAAACATGCGAAAAACTAAAATCAATAGTAAACATGAAAAAGCTAGAGGATATATTTATCATTGTACGAAATCCATACGCAAGAATTGTATCTGAATTCAACTGGCAATTTAGGAATACAGAACAATGTGACAAGCCAGAGATTAATGAGTGGATCGTAGAATCACTGGAAAAAGCATCAGTGGATTGCAGTTTTGCAGACAATCATTTCCGCACGTGTCTCGACTTTGTTGATACAAGCTCACCGTGTAATATATTTAAGCTTGAGGATGGAATTGAATTCATAGCAGAATTCTATATTCGCGAAAATAATTCTATTAGCGATATAGAAATACCGACCGAGAAAAATGCTAAGAGCTTTTCGAGCCGTGCTGACAAGTCTGAATTGAACACTAAAGCAATTCAAGCAATCAATCAGTTCTATAAATATGACTTCAAGGCTTTTGGATACAATCTCATAGACAACAAAGATACTGAGGAGAACTCGCTTCAATCCGATGAACTGGATGGGGATAATGGCATAGAAAGCAAAGTGCAGACCATAATTGATTGGAGAGAAAAAACCTTAGACAACTTATATCTAAAGCTTCTCAAGGAACTTGACTCATTGTTTGCAAATACGACCCAAAAAATAAATGACATCCATCGTACTGAGGGCCAGCGAAAAATGGAGGAAAACAAAGTAAGAGAATCAGTGAATGCTCTTTACAACCAGACCCTATTGAAAGTAAAGCATTGCGAATTAAATCTGAACCTGATTATCTCATCCCAAGAAGGCATTCAACCAGAAAAAATAACAAAAATGCTAGAAATAATTGATCAATACAGAAGCTTATCTAGACAACAAATTGAAGAGATCTAA
- a CDS encoding photosystem II reaction center protein J, producing the protein MSGKKSLFPDGRIPDRLPDGRPAVPWKSRWTEGVLPLWLVATAGGMAVLFVVGLFFYGSYTGVGSA; encoded by the coding sequence ATGAGCGGAAAAAAATCCCTGTTTCCCGACGGTCGAATTCCAGATCGCCTGCCCGATGGCCGCCCCGCAGTTCCCTGGAAGTCACGCTGGACCGAAGGCGTCCTTCCTCTATGGCTTGTCGCTACTGCAGGAGGAATGGCCGTGCTGTTTGTTGTGGGTCTATTTTTCTACGGTTCCTACACAGGCGTTGGCTCCGCTTGA
- a CDS encoding photosystem II reaction center protein L, with protein sequence MERNPNPNNLPVELNRTSLYLGLLFVFVTGVLMSSYFFN encoded by the coding sequence ATGGAACGCAATCCCAACCCCAACAACCTTCCGGTTGAACTCAACCGCACCAGCCTCTACCTGGGTCTGCTGTTTGTCTTCGTGACCGGCGTGCTCATGTCCAGCTACTTCTTCAACTGA
- the psbF gene encoding cytochrome b559 subunit beta, which yields MTQAPPVSTTPRNYPIFTVRWLALHTLGIPTVFFLGALAAMQFIRR from the coding sequence ATGACCCAAGCACCCCCCGTCTCCACAACGCCACGCAATTATCCGATTTTTACGGTGCGTTGGCTGGCACTTCACACCCTCGGCATCCCGACGGTGTTTTTCCTTGGCGCTCTCGCCGCGATGCAGTTCATCCGCCGCTGA
- the psbE gene encoding cytochrome b559 subunit alpha, producing the protein MAAGSTGERTFFEIITSIRYWVIHAVTLPSIFLAGFLFVSTGLAYDAFGTPRPDAYFQASESKAPVVTQRYEGKSNLDIRLK; encoded by the coding sequence ATGGCCGCCGGCTCAACAGGAGAACGTACGTTCTTCGAAATCATCACGAGCATCCGTTACTGGGTGATTCACGCTGTGACACTCCCCTCCATCTTTTTGGCTGGGTTCCTGTTCGTGTCCACCGGCCTGGCCTATGACGCCTTTGGCACCCCACGCCCCGACGCCTACTTCCAGGCATCCGAAAGCAAGGCTCCCGTGGTTACCCAGCGTTACGAGGGCAAATCCAACCTCGACATTCGTTTGAAATAA
- a CDS encoding photosynthesis system II assembly factor Ycf48 has product MKRLLNSATQLLLILVLGVSLSGCVTTHVPMATSSPWQALDLDTQANPLDVAFTDSRHGYLVGSNRMIRETNDGGAHWNERSLDLPDEENFRLISIDFNGDEGWIAGQPGLLMHSEDGGQNWTRLFLDTKLPGEPYLITALDRHSAELATNVGAVYETHNDGSSWEAKVTDAAGAVRDLRRSNDGSYVSVSGLGNFYATWEPGDSVWQVHQRVSSQRLQSIGFQPDGNLWMVARGAQIRLNDEPGDFDSWSKAIIPITNGYGYMDLAWDDDGAIWAGGGNGTLLVSQDGGDSWENDPVGDRQPSNFTRMVFDGEHAFVLGERGNLLRWVGNAV; this is encoded by the coding sequence ATGAAACGTCTGTTGAACTCTGCGACTCAGCTTTTGCTGATTCTTGTCCTGGGGGTCAGCCTCAGCGGGTGCGTCACGACTCATGTTCCGATGGCGACATCGAGTCCATGGCAAGCCTTGGACCTCGACACCCAAGCGAATCCATTGGATGTGGCCTTCACCGACAGCCGCCACGGCTATCTGGTGGGCAGCAATCGCATGATCCGAGAAACCAACGACGGCGGAGCTCACTGGAACGAACGCAGCCTTGATCTTCCCGACGAAGAGAACTTCCGGCTAATCAGTATCGATTTCAATGGTGATGAAGGCTGGATTGCCGGACAGCCGGGATTGCTGATGCACAGCGAGGACGGCGGCCAGAACTGGACACGACTTTTCCTCGACACAAAACTGCCCGGCGAGCCTTACCTGATTACAGCTTTGGATCGTCACTCAGCGGAGCTCGCCACCAACGTGGGTGCTGTCTACGAGACCCACAACGATGGGTCGAGCTGGGAAGCGAAGGTGACCGATGCGGCGGGAGCCGTGCGAGATCTGCGACGCAGCAATGACGGAAGCTATGTGAGTGTGAGTGGCCTGGGCAACTTCTATGCCACTTGGGAACCGGGCGATTCTGTCTGGCAAGTCCACCAGCGCGTGAGCAGTCAGCGCCTGCAAAGCATTGGCTTTCAACCCGACGGCAATCTCTGGATGGTCGCTCGCGGCGCCCAAATACGCCTCAACGATGAGCCCGGGGATTTCGACAGCTGGAGCAAAGCCATCATTCCCATCACCAATGGCTACGGCTACATGGATCTGGCCTGGGATGACGACGGCGCCATCTGGGCCGGTGGCGGCAACGGCACGCTTCTCGTGAGCCAAGACGGGGGCGACAGCTGGGAGAACGATCCCGTTGGCGACCGTCAACCAAGCAACTTCACGCGCATGGTCTTCGACGGTGAGCACGCTTTTGTGCTCGGAGAGCGCGGCAATTTGCTGCGCTGGGTCGGCAACGCTGTGTAA
- a CDS encoding rubredoxin, which produces MSDEQQSVQPVEATEAVEPAVETAPESDPRTHRFECRSCGYVYDPEEGVKKVGIEAGTAFEDLDPMSFRCPVCRSRVAAFRDIGPRAKASGFDENLNFGLGVNRMTPGQKNVLIFGGLALGFAFFLSLYSLR; this is translated from the coding sequence GTGAGCGACGAACAACAGTCCGTCCAGCCGGTCGAAGCGACCGAGGCGGTGGAGCCAGCGGTTGAAACTGCCCCGGAAAGCGATCCACGGACACACCGTTTCGAATGTCGCAGCTGTGGCTACGTCTACGACCCTGAGGAAGGAGTCAAAAAGGTTGGTATCGAAGCCGGAACGGCGTTCGAAGATCTCGACCCGATGTCGTTTCGTTGTCCGGTCTGCAGGAGCAGGGTGGCCGCTTTCCGCGACATCGGCCCGCGCGCCAAAGCCAGCGGCTTCGATGAAAATCTGAATTTTGGCCTCGGTGTCAACCGAATGACCCCAGGACAGAAGAATGTTCTGATCTTTGGCGGCCTTGCCCTCGGCTTCGCCTTCTTCTTATCCCTTTACTCCCTGCGCTGA
- a CDS encoding NAD(P)H-quinone oxidoreductase subunit 3 — protein sequence MFALPGYDAFLGFLLIAAAVPVLALVTNKLVAPKSRAGERQLTYESGMEPIGGAWIQFNIRYYMFALVFVIFDVETVFLYPWAVAFNRLGLLAFIEALIFIAILLVALAYAWRKGALEWS from the coding sequence ATGTTTGCCCTGCCCGGCTACGACGCCTTCCTGGGGTTTCTGCTAATTGCAGCAGCAGTGCCTGTGTTGGCTCTCGTGACCAACAAGTTGGTGGCGCCGAAAAGTCGTGCCGGTGAGCGCCAGCTCACCTACGAATCCGGCATGGAACCCATTGGCGGCGCCTGGATTCAATTCAATATCCGCTACTACATGTTCGCGCTGGTCTTCGTCATCTTTGATGTGGAGACCGTGTTTCTTTACCCCTGGGCTGTTGCGTTCAACCGTCTCGGCTTGTTGGCCTTCATTGAAGCCTTGATTTTCATTGCCATTCTACTGGTGGCTTTGGCCTACGCCTGGCGCAAAGGCGCCCTCGAGTGGAGCTAG
- a CDS encoding NADH dehydrogenase subunit K, whose amino-acid sequence MSENTSPSISAVRDLREASCGPIGAPTVTNDLSENVILTSLDDLHNWARLSSLWPLLYGTACCFIEFAALLGSRFDFDRFGLVPRSSPRQADLLIVAGTVTMKMAPALVRLYEQMPEPKYVIAMGACTITGGMFSADSTTAVRGVDKLIPVDLYLPGCPPRPEAIFDAVIKLRKKVGDESLAERRKHQQTHRYMTVSHQMKRVEPVVTGAYLRAESQKAALAAAPAGQTLATDAAVLTPAAEPVES is encoded by the coding sequence ATGTCTGAAAACACATCCCCCTCTATTTCTGCTGTTCGCGATCTGCGCGAAGCCAGCTGCGGTCCGATTGGTGCCCCGACGGTCACCAACGACCTCAGCGAGAACGTCATCCTCACCAGCTTGGATGACCTGCATAACTGGGCACGTCTGAGCAGTCTCTGGCCCCTCCTCTATGGAACGGCCTGCTGCTTTATCGAGTTTGCGGCTTTGCTTGGTTCTCGCTTCGACTTTGACCGTTTTGGTCTTGTTCCTCGCAGTTCCCCACGTCAGGCCGATCTTTTGATCGTGGCCGGCACCGTCACCATGAAGATGGCTCCGGCTCTCGTACGGCTCTATGAGCAGATGCCAGAGCCGAAGTATGTGATCGCCATGGGCGCATGCACCATCACAGGCGGCATGTTCAGCGCTGACTCCACCACAGCTGTGCGCGGCGTCGACAAGTTGATTCCGGTGGATCTTTATCTACCTGGCTGCCCGCCCCGCCCCGAAGCCATTTTTGACGCCGTCATCAAGCTGCGCAAGAAAGTCGGGGATGAGTCGCTGGCGGAGCGGCGCAAGCATCAGCAGACCCATCGCTACATGACGGTCTCCCATCAGATGAAGCGTGTGGAGCCTGTTGTGACCGGCGCCTACCTCCGGGCTGAATCCCAAAAAGCTGCCCTTGCTGCTGCTCCAGCCGGTCAGACCTTGGCCACAGATGCCGCCGTGCTCACCCCTGCTGCTGAACCCGTCGAGTCATGA
- a CDS encoding NAD(P)H-quinone oxidoreductase subunit J, whose amino-acid sequence MSETPSKKPAASDEAGAVVAPEPGPVSQWLNKQGFDHNSLEPDHLGVEQIGVEAPVLPMIAAALKSNGFDYLQCQGGYDEGPGEQLVCFYHLLAMAEQVEAMAADPSAKLREVRIKVFLSREGTPSLPSIYGLFRGADWQERETFDMYGIQFEGHPHPKRLLMPEDWKGWPLRKDYVQPDFYEMQDAY is encoded by the coding sequence ATGAGCGAAACCCCCTCCAAAAAACCTGCCGCTTCCGATGAAGCTGGTGCTGTCGTTGCGCCGGAGCCTGGTCCGGTAAGCCAGTGGCTGAACAAGCAAGGCTTCGATCACAACAGCCTTGAGCCCGATCATCTTGGTGTCGAGCAGATCGGTGTGGAAGCTCCCGTTCTCCCGATGATTGCTGCGGCTCTCAAGAGCAATGGCTTCGATTATCTGCAGTGCCAGGGCGGGTATGACGAAGGGCCTGGCGAGCAGTTGGTTTGTTTTTACCACCTGTTGGCGATGGCGGAACAGGTTGAAGCCATGGCGGCTGATCCTTCCGCAAAGCTGCGGGAAGTGCGGATCAAAGTGTTCCTCAGCCGGGAGGGCACCCCGTCGCTTCCATCGATCTACGGCCTATTTCGTGGAGCTGATTGGCAGGAGCGTGAAACGTTCGACATGTACGGCATTCAATTCGAGGGCCATCCCCATCCCAAGCGTCTTTTGATGCCGGAGGACTGGAAAGGTTGGCCGTTGCGCAAGGACTACGTCCAGCCAGATTTCTACGAAATGCAGGACGCCTATTGA
- the yvcK gene encoding gluconeogenesis factor YvcK family protein — MMRDMRRRDLMTRSQRAVRWLQPGLVVKRWLLTSGLGLLMALLGAAIWADLKPIYWILETLSWLLGTLTTVLPREFTGPLVVLIGSGLLLWGQSRSFGSIQQALAPDKDTVLVDALRAKSRLNRGPNIVAIGGGTGLSTLLSGLKRYSSHITAIVTVADDGGSSGVLRRELGVLPPGDIRNCLAALSTEEPLLTRLFQYRFSAGSGLEGHSFGNLFLSALTAITGNLETAITASSRVLAVQGQVVPATNVDVRLWAELENGQRIEGESNIGNAPSPIVRLGCIPERPPALPRALEAIANADLIVLGPGSLYTSLLPNLLVPELVSAIKRSRAPRLYICNLMTQPGETDGLDVRGHIRAIEAQLASLGIEPRLFNAVLAQDDLPPSDLVRHYQSRGADPVRCDAEGLRSDGYDVTQAPLQGIRPTATLRHDSRSLALAVIRFYRSHRSQHAS, encoded by the coding sequence ATGATGCGCGACATGCGGCGTCGGGATCTGATGACCCGATCCCAAAGGGCAGTGCGCTGGCTGCAACCCGGCTTGGTGGTCAAGCGCTGGCTGCTCACATCCGGGTTGGGGCTGTTGATGGCTCTGCTGGGTGCCGCCATCTGGGCCGATCTGAAGCCGATTTACTGGATTTTGGAAACCCTCAGCTGGCTGCTGGGCACCCTCACCACGGTGTTGCCCCGTGAATTTACGGGGCCACTGGTGGTCTTGATCGGCAGTGGCCTGCTCCTCTGGGGTCAAAGCCGCAGCTTCGGCTCGATTCAACAGGCTCTCGCCCCCGACAAAGACACCGTGCTGGTGGATGCCCTGCGGGCCAAGAGCCGCTTGAACCGGGGCCCCAACATCGTGGCCATCGGCGGCGGCACCGGCTTATCGACCCTGCTGAGTGGTTTGAAGCGCTACAGCAGTCACATCACCGCCATCGTCACCGTCGCGGATGACGGCGGCAGCAGCGGTGTGCTCCGGCGGGAATTGGGGGTGCTGCCCCCAGGTGACATCCGCAACTGCCTGGCAGCACTCTCAACAGAAGAGCCTCTGCTCACCCGCCTTTTCCAGTACCGCTTCTCGGCCGGTAGCGGCCTGGAAGGTCACAGCTTTGGCAATCTTTTTCTTTCAGCCCTAACGGCCATCACGGGAAATCTGGAAACAGCCATCACCGCCTCCAGTCGTGTTCTGGCAGTTCAAGGACAAGTGGTCCCTGCCACCAATGTGGATGTGCGGCTTTGGGCAGAGCTCGAAAACGGTCAACGGATCGAAGGAGAGAGCAACATCGGAAACGCCCCCAGCCCCATCGTTCGTCTGGGCTGCATTCCAGAACGCCCGCCTGCCCTACCAAGAGCGCTCGAAGCGATCGCCAACGCCGACCTGATCGTGCTCGGGCCGGGCAGCCTCTACACGTCTCTGCTCCCAAATCTGCTGGTGCCGGAGCTAGTGAGTGCCATCAAACGCAGCCGAGCACCACGGCTCTACATCTGCAACCTGATGACACAGCCCGGCGAGACCGACGGCCTGGATGTGCGCGGTCACATCCGGGCGATCGAAGCGCAGTTGGCCAGCCTCGGCATTGAACCCAGGCTGTTTAATGCCGTTCTTGCCCAAGACGACCTTCCACCTTCAGACCTGGTGCGCCACTACCAAAGCCGGGGTGCGGATCCGGTGCGTTGTGATGCCGAAGGGCTTCGATCGGATGGTTATGACGTCACCCAAGCACCTCTGCAGGGAATCCGACCTACAGCGACCTTGCGTCACGATTCCCGCAGCCTGGCTCTAGCAGTCATCAGGTTTTACCGCAGCCACCGCTCCCAACACGCATCCTGA
- a CDS encoding ABC transporter ATP-binding protein has product MRDLTMQWGPKPVLNRVNLTLRPGERLAVVGPSGAGKSTVLRLLAGLQLPTSGELRVFDQPQTYLRLDQTDPPDVRLVFQNPALLASLTVEENVGFLLRERAQLSQKEIRDRVNACLEAVGLYDVAHLYAGELSGGMQKRVSFARALIDDPQRGDQSMPLLLYDEPTAGLDPVACTRIEDLIVKTTTVAQGCSVVVSHVRSTIERSAERVVMLYDGQFQWEGSVDAFRTTDNPYVVQFRTGSLRGPMQPAEH; this is encoded by the coding sequence ATGCGGGACCTCACGATGCAGTGGGGACCTAAGCCTGTGCTGAATCGGGTCAATCTGACCCTGCGCCCGGGGGAGCGGTTGGCCGTGGTGGGCCCATCGGGTGCGGGAAAGTCAACGGTGCTGCGCCTGCTGGCCGGTCTGCAGTTGCCCACCAGCGGTGAACTGCGCGTGTTCGACCAACCACAGACGTATCTACGGCTGGATCAGACCGATCCGCCCGACGTTCGGCTGGTGTTCCAAAACCCCGCCTTGCTGGCCTCCCTCACGGTGGAGGAGAACGTTGGTTTCCTGCTGCGCGAAAGGGCGCAGCTGTCGCAGAAGGAGATTCGTGATCGTGTGAATGCCTGCCTCGAAGCTGTTGGGCTCTATGACGTGGCCCATCTCTACGCCGGGGAATTGAGTGGTGGTATGCAGAAGCGGGTGAGCTTCGCCCGTGCGCTGATTGATGATCCCCAGAGGGGGGATCAGTCGATGCCCTTGCTGCTGTACGACGAGCCCACGGCAGGCCTCGATCCTGTGGCCTGCACGCGGATTGAGGATTTGATTGTGAAAACCACCACCGTGGCGCAGGGGTGTTCGGTGGTGGTGAGTCATGTACGCAGCACGATCGAACGGTCTGCGGAACGGGTGGTGATGCTTTACGACGGCCAGTTTCAGTGGGAAGGCTCAGTGGATGCGTTCCGCACCACAGACAACCCCTATGTCGTGCAGTTCAGGACGGGTAGCCTGCGCGGACCGATGCAACCGGCGGAGCACTGA
- a CDS encoding MlaD family protein: protein MRRSVRDAIVGFTVIGGIIGFASTALWLRGVRLGSSHWTLTARFNDAAGLAERSPVTYRGILVGSVRSIAVTPEAVVAELEIDKGDLLLSLPVTATVASGSLLGGDAQVSLVSRGTPLPKGAPLPRAADCRAEQQLCDGSTVEGSEAASLSTVTETLQELLAQAQQERVIPNLAASLEQIEATTKEFELLTVQLQEELAQAVPVIRNLEAATAHVNNIASSLDNPQTLSELKQTAANAAQLTAKIDAVGGDVAQLTGDPEFMQGVRNITIGLGELFGEIYPAQTAQ from the coding sequence ATGCGACGCAGCGTTCGTGATGCCATCGTCGGATTCACTGTGATCGGCGGCATCATCGGCTTTGCTTCCACGGCCTTGTGGTTGCGAGGTGTTCGTTTGGGCTCCAGCCACTGGACCCTGACCGCACGTTTCAACGATGCGGCTGGGCTGGCGGAGCGCTCCCCTGTGACCTATCGGGGGATCCTGGTGGGTTCGGTGCGCTCGATTGCGGTGACCCCCGAAGCGGTGGTGGCTGAGCTCGAAATTGACAAAGGTGATCTGCTCCTGTCGCTGCCCGTCACGGCCACGGTGGCCTCCGGTTCCCTGCTGGGGGGAGATGCGCAGGTCTCACTTGTCAGTCGCGGCACACCGTTGCCCAAAGGTGCCCCTCTCCCGCGTGCTGCTGACTGCCGGGCTGAACAGCAACTCTGTGATGGCAGCACTGTGGAAGGGAGTGAGGCGGCCAGCCTTTCGACAGTGACGGAAACCCTGCAAGAGCTGCTGGCCCAGGCTCAGCAAGAACGGGTCATCCCAAATTTGGCTGCATCACTTGAGCAGATTGAGGCCACCACAAAGGAATTTGAGCTGTTGACCGTGCAGCTCCAGGAGGAGCTGGCCCAGGCTGTTCCGGTGATTCGCAATCTGGAGGCGGCGACGGCGCATGTGAACAACATTGCGTCCTCTCTCGATAATCCCCAGACGTTGAGTGAGCTCAAGCAGACGGCCGCCAATGCCGCACAGCTCACCGCCAAGATCGATGCGGTCGGCGGCGATGTGGCTCAACTCACAGGAGATCCTGAGTTCATGCAGGGCGTGCGCAATATCACCATTGGCTTGGGTGAGTTGTTTGGTGAGATTTACCCGGCCCAGACCGCTCAATAG